In Orenia marismortui DSM 5156, the sequence CAAAAAAATTATTGATAGTTATTATTTAAAGAATAAAATAAATAAAGGTTATTTAGGGTTTGTTCTGTATGAAAAAGCTTGTGATTTAGGAACATCTTTTATATGGGAAAAAAAACATTTTATTAGCTTACCAATTTCAAAGTGGCAACAAAGATTGAATGGGAGTGGTAAAATTGAATCAAAAAAGTAGTAATTTATGGTTTGGAATAAAAAGAATTTGGTTGATAGTTTTAATTGTTAGTTTTCTATTCCATTTTATTTTCTTTGGTAAATATGGGATATATGGATTTATTGATAGTGTGGTAGTAGGATGTATATTTAGTTTGATTTTAGTTTTGATAATTAATTATTTTAATTGGTTTTATTTAGATGATGAAAATCAAAAAATAGTTTTTCCTTTTAACACAATAGCTTATGAAGATGTGCAGGAATTTAGAGAAGTTAAATTTTTAAATTATTTTGCTATTCAAGTAGTTAAGAAAAATAAATTCAATCTAACAGTTCCATTTTTATTTAAATTCAATCTAGTTAGTGGGTTAAAAAACGAAGATAAGAAAAAAATTATATCTGAACTTAGAAAAAGATTTTTTGATAAACAAATAAAGCAGAAGAGAAATAAGAAATTAATTTTAGGGGTATTATTATTTTTTTCATTTCCTGTATTATTATATGGATATTATTTTTTTAATGCTTCTAATCTTGAAATGAAAAAGTATAGTGTTCATAAAGAGGAAGTTTTAGGAGAGGAGTATAAAACAGATAAATTTAAAATAATTATCCCTAAAGCATATAAACTAAAGAAAAAAGAAGAAGAGACTTATTATTTTCAAGGAGAAGGAGAGACAAAGTTAGTGTTAAACTCTAAAACTCAAATTTCTAATAATATATTCTATAAATTAAGGCATCCATTTAAAGTATTAATAGAAGAAATGACATTTCCTGAAAGCGAATTATATTTTGAGCCTCAATTTGGTCTTTTTCCTACAATATTAAAATCCTATTTAAATAAAGACGATATTGTTTATGAAGTAAAAAAATTATCATTTAAAACTTATATTATAAAAAGGAAAGGAAAAGAAAAAGTTTTCTTACATTTTTACTTAGTAGCACCATCCAGAACAGAAGAAGTATATATTGATATTAAAACTGAAGTAGGGAATGAGGAAAGAGTAATTAATAAATTACTGGCTAATATAGAATTGATTGAGTAAATTTAGCTGATTAATGCTATTTAGATTTTATTACTTGAGTGGTTCAATGGAGAGTAGGAATTGGAATCAATGAAGTCTTAGGAGTCTATGGTGAGCAGAGTCAATATTTGCATAGTAATCATCTAGGTTCAATCACAGGAATAACAGGAACAGATGGTACAGTACTTGGAAGTCAAAGCTATACACCATTTGGTGTGGTGAGGAATACCACAGGAAGCTTCAACACTAATCTAGGCTTCATCGGTCGAGAGCATGATGCCACAGGACTGACTTATATCAGAGCTAGATATTATGATGCTAGTGTGGGGAGATTTACGAGAGTTGACCCGATTAGAGATGGATTGAATTGGTATGGGATTTTTTCTTCTATTTAAAGCTAGTGTTTGTTATTAAATGAGTTCACTTAAATAATAAAGATATGAGTGATTTATAGAAAGTATAGATATTTAAAAAGCTATATTTAGAAAGTCTTCTACATCTTATATAAGAGAATAAATAGTCAGAGGTGGTAAGATGATCTTATTTAGAAAAGAATTAATGATTTCTCTTTTATTAATTTGTTTAGTTTTTGTTCTATTAGGTTGTACAACTATAGAAGAAGAGCTAATTACAGCGGCAAAAATTGGTGATAAATCAAAAGTAAAACAAATGATAGAAAGAGGAGTTGATCCTAATGTTAGCAATAATGGTGGTTGGACTCCTTTAATTATGGCAGTTCAAAGAGGATATTATGAAATAGCAAGAATGTTAATAAATCATGGAGCAGATATTAATGCTATAGATAAATCTGGAAGAAGTGTTTTATTAGTAACTCAAGGTATGTATTTAGAAGTAATAAAGTTGTTATTAAAAGCAGGAGCAGATGTTAATTCTGTAGATGAAAATGGTGTTACTATTTTAATGCATGCATCAGCAGTAGGAAATTTAGAAGTAGTAAAGATGTTAATAAAGAATGGTGCTGATGTTAATACTAGAGCAAAGAATGGATTGACTGCTTTAGAAGGTGCTCAAAAGATGTTAGAGGGAGTTAGAGATAGGAGAATATCAAAGTGTATTGAATTATTGAAAAAGGCAGGGGCTAAGTAATAGTTATTGGGTGTAATCTCTTTCTAATTATTCTTTTATAGTTATATTAGGTGCCGATATTAAAGATTGTTCATCACCTATCCTAAAGAAGAACCATAGAAACTCAAATTTCGCGAAGGGTTATTTCTTCAAACCCGAAGAGAACCATAGAAATTCAAATTTCGCGAAGGGTTATTTCTTCAAACCCGAAGAGAACCATAAAAATTTAAATTGCAGTTGTGCTATTTATTTGAGTTCTGGTAGATCTTTTAGTAGAAGTAATCTTAAGGTGAAATATAGAAATAAAAAAATTGAAAAGTAAAATATCAGAAATAGATTAAAATAAAAAAGTTAAATTCTTATAGTTTAGAAATATAAAGCCTTTTAAGTTGAATCATAGTCTATTATGGTTATTGTTTGAATAGTTTTTAGTTTTAATTTGTTTATATTCGTTGTAAACAAGTTATTATTTATATCTTTTTATGAAATTAGTTAGTTCAATCTATATAATTAATGCCAACCTGAAAGGGTTGTTTTTTTTGGACTAAAACTAAATTTAATAATTTATTAATTTACATGCAGGTTATTGTATCAATTTGTCGAATATAAATACTAATAATAACTAAAATTCATTAAGTTGTATCAATAACTTTAAATAATGAAAAAACAGGATTAAAAAACAATATTATTACATATTATTACATATTGTGTAATTTCATATGGTGATTTTTTATAAATAAATTGTGAAAATTTTATACTCCTAAGTTGAAGAGGAGGAGAATTATGGGGTTAAAGAAGAAACGCTTAGGTGATATTTTATTAGATGAAAAGCTAATTACTGAAGAGGATTTACAGGAAGCTTTAATCGAACAACAAAATTCTAATAAGAGGTTAGGTCAAGTATTAAAAGAACTAGGTCTAACTACAGAAGATGAAATTGCAGTAGCACTTCATCATCAATTAGGTGTTTTATTATTAGCTGAAAATGATAAGCAGAATATTAAAGAAGAGATGTTTGAATTATTAGATGAAGAAGATATTAGAGAGAAGCGGGTCTTTCCTATCAGAAAAGAGGGTAGAATTTTAATTCTGGCCATGGAGAATCCCCAGAATATTGTAGTAATAGATGAGATTGAAGATCAAACCTCTTTAGAAGTAATTCCTAGAATTGCTACCCCTACTGAAATTGATAATTTGATTGAGACCTATTTGGGAGAACGGGGTATAGAAGAATTTATAGAAAATATTGAACAGATGGAATTTGAACAGGTTGCTGAAGAAGATGATGACTTTGATCAACAACAATTAGAAGAACAACTAGAAGATACCCCAATTATAAAGACTGTTAATAAAATAATTGCTACAGGTATTCAATATAAGGCTAGTGATATTCATATTGAACCCTTAGATAAGGGAACCCAGGTTAGATATAGAATTGATGGGGTTTTACATAGAGAAATGACCTTTTCTCAGAATATCCATATGGCATTAGTATCTAGGATCAAAGTAATGAGTGGTTTAGATATAGCAGAAAGAAGAAAAGCTCAAGATGGAAGAATTAATGTGGAGTTTGCTCAAACAAAGGCCGACTTAAGAATATCTATTCTTCCAGCTTCATTAGGAGAGAAGGTTGTAATTCGTATCTTTGATAAGAGTAATTTAAGGTTAGACTTTAATTATATTGGGTTTTCTAATGAAAACTTGAAAACATTTAAGAGGTTGATAAAAAAACCAAATGGCATGATCTTATTAACTGGACCAACAGGAAGTGGAAAGACAACTACCTTATATACAGCTTTAAATTACCTAAATGAAGAGACTAAGAATATCTTAACCATTGAAGATCCTGTTGAATACAAAATTGCAGGAATTACTCAAACTCCAGTAAATCCTAAAAAAGAAATGACCTTTGCTAATGCATTAAGAGTATTTGTGCGACAAGACCCTGATATTATTATGGTTGGAGAGATTAGAGATAAGGAGACTGCTGAAACTGCAATCAAGTCTGCTTTAACAGGACATCTAGTATTGAGTACTTTGCATACTAACAGTGCGGTAGGAGCAATTAGCCGCTTGATTAATATGGGAGTAGAACCATTTTTGATTGCTGACTCTGTTATTGGTGTAGTAGCACAGCGATTGCTTAGGAAGTTATGTGATGAATGTAAGGAGACTACCATAATTGATGAATATGAAACTCTTAGAGAATATTTGGATGAGGATTTCACTGCTTATCAAGCAGAAGGCTGTGAATTCTGCAAAGATATTGGTTATAAAGGTAGAACAGCAATTCATGAGATCTTAGAAGTTACTCCAAGTATTAAGGAAGCTATTGCTACTAGGAAGTCATCCTCTGAAATTACTAAATTAGCTAATGCTGAAGGAATGAATACTTTATTTAAAGACGGTTTCGAGAAAGTTAAAAATGGAGTCACTACTATTGATGAAATAATGAGAGTAGCTAACATAGAATGATTGACTTCTTAGCTTAAGTGAAAGGAGGCGTATTGTGGATAAGCAATTCAAATATAAGGCTCATGATTCACAAGGAAATAATAAGTCTGGTCTAATTAAAGCTAATAATAAACAAGAAGCAGTCCAAAAGTTGAAGAAGTTATCATTATTGCCAATAAGCGTTAAAGTAGAAAAGAGTAATTTCACTTTGAAAAAATATATCGGTAAACTAAATTCAATTGATATTATTGCTACTAAAGTTGGATATAAGGATAAATACTTATTCTGTCGACAACTATCTTCAATGCTCAGGTCTGGAATTCCGATAGTGCAAGGGCTTAATTCCTTAGCTCAGCAGGCAAAGAATCCAACTTTAAAAAAGGCTATTGAAGATATTACTATAGAAATCGAAAAAGGAAGAAGCTTATCAAATGCGTTGAAGAAATATTCATCAATTTTTTCAGGTTACTTTATTAAGTTGGTTGAGGTGGGAGAGACAGGAGGTTTCTTAGAAGAGACTTTATCTAACTTATCAGATTATTATAAGAGAGAAAATGAAAAGAAAAAAGAAATAATATCTAATATTAGTTATCCAGTTATAACTATGGGAGCTTCTATAGTAGTTCTAATCTTATTAATGGTCAAAGTGCTACCAAATTTTATAAAGACTTTTAAAAAGTTAGATGTAGAATTACCTTTACCTACTAAGATATTATTGAATTTAAGTAATTTGATGTCAAATTATTGGTGGCTACTACTAATTACTATAATTTCTTTGATAGCAGCTATTTATTATGCTTATCAAAGTCAGAAAGGTAGAAGGTTTATTGATTCGGTCTTATTAAAGATACCTATTTTAAAATCTTTTATTACTGAGAATTCTTTGATATTATTTGCTAGAAATTTAAGCTTACTAGAAAGAAGTGGAGTTGCTTTCTTACAGAGTATGCAGATTGTTAATCAGAATATCAGTAATATTATTATTCAAGAAAGATTAGAAAGAGCTAGATTAAGAATCAAAGATGGTATTAATATTACCTCAGCAATTAGAGAACAACAGGTTTTTCCTGATATAGCATTACAAATGATACAGACAGGTGAACAGACCGGGGAGCTTGATGATAAATTAAAAGATATAGTTGACTTTTATGAAGATGAAGTAGAAGAAAAATTCTCTAGAATGGTATCTTTATTAGAGCCAGCCTTAATTATCTTTTTAACAGTAGTAATTGGTGGAATTGTAGCTTCGGTTATTTTACCTATCTTTAAGATGTCGCAAGGTTATTAATAGTTAACTATTTTTTGAAAGGTGGTGGTAGTAGATCAAATCAATTGGTCAAAACCTTAAATTATAAATCACAAACATAAGTTGTTTAACAGCTTATAAATAAAATCATATTAAATAAAGGAGGAAGAAAGATGAGAAGATTATTAAAGGAAGATGGATTTACTTTATTAGAGTTATTAGTTGTAATTGCAGTAATTGGTATCTTAGCTGCAATAGTAATGCCACAGGTTACTGGGGTGCAAGATGATGCACAGTTAAATAGTGCTAAGGCAAGTTTAGCAAATATCCAAACTGCTTTGGAAAAGTATAAGGTGGATAATGGAGAATATCCAACAGAAAGTGATGTATGGAATGATACAGATGCTGCAACTGCTGGTATAGGAGTTGATGGTGATGATTTTGTATATGAAACTAATAATCAAGATGATTATCTAGTGTATTATGATGATACTTTTGATGCAGATGAAGATGGAACTGCAGGATATCTTTATATTGATTCTGGTTCTTCTAAGATTCAAGAGTTAGATGATACTGATGATGATAGTGATAATGTACAAGATAATGTGCCTACTTTATAGCATTAGGTTCAAATAAATAATAATGGGTAAATATATTTGCCCATTATTAAATTTGGAATTAGGAATAGTGATAAATTAAATTAATTTATCCTTATTAGTAGTTTCAAAGAGGAAAATATACCTTATTAATTAAGTATTTGTGAAAGTGTGGTGAGCTGATGGATTATAATGATGAGAAAGGTTTTACTTTATTAGAGGTGATTCTTGCTACAGCTCTTTTAGGCATAATAGGGGTTTCTTTTAGTTCTTACTGGTCTACTAGTACTTCGGCCTTAGAGGATATTCATTTACAACGTTTAGCTAGAGAAATAGCTTACAACTCTGTAGAGCAATTGCAAAAGGCAGGAGATAATCTAGATGAAGATGATAATTTTGATCTTATTATATATAATAGCATCAGTAAAGAGAATGAAAATTTGAAGATTGATGGTGTTAGTTTTAGTAAAGAAGTTAGTGCTAGTGATTACCAGGATGGTGTTAAGGAGATTAATATCAAGGTTAGATATAATCAGAGTCAAGTGAATTTAAGCCTATTATTAGCTGATAAACGGGAACTGGACTAATCTATTTAATATAATAGAGTGAAGATATCATTTTGGGGTGATTTATTTGCAATTCTTTCAAGTTGAATTGAATACTGAAAAAGGATTTACCTTATTAGAGTTAATAATGGTAATTGGGTTGATTGGATTACTGTCTACTACCTTAGGTAGCTTGATTATTGGGCAATATGATGCTTGGGATTTTAACCTAAATCAGACTAAACTAAATGATCATAGTGAATTGATATTAGCCCATCTAGAAAAGGATATAAGAAGAACGATTGACTTTGATGAGAATAGTTTAGAATTTAGATTAGATGTAGATGGTGATAGTGATAGTGATATAGATAAGGTGGTTAAATATCAGTTATCTGGTCAAGAGCTTATTAAATTAACTTACTTAGGTAGTGATACTTCTAATTCAATCGATAGCAGAGAAATTATTAGCGATATAGTTACTAGTATTGACTTTAATAAAATTGATGAGCAAGAATTAAAGATAAATATAGAATTAAGTTATGAAGGACAGAGCCGTAGTATTGACAAGGAATATTATATCAGTGACCAGATCTATTTAGAAGCTAGGAATTATAGTTTGCTTTTTGATGGAGTTGATGATTATGTAGCTGTAGATAATTTAACTTATCAAGGTGCTGATTATTCCCAGTTAAGCATTATTGCTAAGGTCAAAACTACTGACAGTAATGGAGTGATTTATAGCTTTGATAAGGATAATTATTTTAGCTTAGCAGTGGATAATGGTAGACTAAAATTTAATTATACTAAATGGGAAGAACATATCTTTTATGATAGATTAGAGCAAGAAGCTATAATTAGTCAAAGAAATATTAATGATGGTCAAGAACATATAATAGCAGTCTCTTTTATTAATGGAGTTACCCGAATTTATATAGATGGAGTATTAGATGAAGAGAATATAGATGACTCCTTAGGTGGTTTCCTGGGCTGGTTTGATGATTTATTGGGAGGAATAATTAGTGAGCTGTTAGCATTAGATTTTAATTTAGGAAGTGGAGAATTAAGGTATGGGTTTCTTGGGGCAAGCTCCCAAGCTGATAGTTTTAATGGAGATAAAGCTAATGGAGACTTTTTCTCTGGTAATATCTATTGGTTGCAACATTGGGATAAAGCTTTGACTAAACAGCAGATTAAGCTTTATTCTGGTATAAAGATAGATAGTGATACTTATATACAAGAAGATAGAAGCTTATCAGGACAAGAGGATGGTCTACTAGTGTATTATCCAATTAGAATCAATGACTCTATTTTGTATGATTTTGCTAATGATAATAATGGTATAGTCTATGGAGGTCACTTTGAATAATTGCATTTGATTAAGAATCTGTAAATATTGAGAGAGAATTTATCTTTACTATTTATTATTAAGTGGTGGTGATTAAATGGGGCTTCAAAATTTTAAGGAAGAAGAGGGCTCGGTACTAATATTAATATTGATACTGATGTCAGTAGGGATAATTTTAATTACTACTATGAATAATATTATCTATAATACAAGTAATCGTGTTGTTGAAGAAAATGAAAGAGATCAAGCTATACTTTTGGCAGAATCTGCTCTTGAAGTAGGAATTAGAGAGGTGCAAAATAAGACTATTAAACTAGGTAAGGGATCTTGGTTAAGCTTAAATCATGGTGAAGGAGAATACAAAATTGATACTAAGCTTGCTGAAGGTGATTACCTAATTATTAGAGGTAGTGGTAAAATTAATGATAGGGTTAAGAGATTAATGATTAAAAGAAAGTTGAAGAAGAAAGAGATTGAGTATGAAGATTTTAGTTTTATAGAATATTTTGATGGTGTTGATGATGTTGAGGTTGTTGATGCTAATCAGATTAATTTGAGTAATGCAGCAACTATAGAGGCTTTTGTAAAGCCAGATAGTAATCTGAAATTACCTGCTATTATTTTGAGTAAGGATGGAGCTTATAATTTAGGAGTTAATTCTAATGGAGAGATATTTGTAGAGGTTTATACTACTCAAAATGCTAGAAATGCTAAGACTATAACTTTTGATACAGATATAAATCAATATGATGACTGGATACACATAGCCTTTACTTATGATGATAATAGGAATAAAGAGCAAGCTCAGCTCTATATTAATGGTGAAGAGATAGCTTCAGCAGGTAATAGTATTAAAGGTAATTTAGTAAGTAATAACAATGACCTAATTATAGGTGCTTGTGAAGCTACTGAATATAGTAATTATAATCAATGGCAGGGTGAGATCAAAAATATTAGAGTTTGGGATATTGCCCAAAGTAATTCTGATCTTGCAGAGAATGCCAATAAAAATATAACCGAAGAGAATACAGCAGGCGTAATTTATACCTATCCGAAGAATCAGTGGTCCATAGTTAATGGCGATAGTAATTCTGCAGAGATAAACCTTGTAAATAACTCTACTGCAGCAGGAGGTACAGTCTTAGAAATAAAAAATCAAGGATTATACTTTAAAGATATTAACTTAGCCTATGATGCCGATAAAATATATAGGGTAGAAGTTAGAATAAGACAAGCTGAAGATGCGAATAATGATAAGCAGAAATTTTCTATAGGTATGGAAGGATTAGATGATAGTACTAATCTTGTTAATATTAAGGGCTTTGACAGCCATGAAGGTCAGTATTATATGGTTTTAGAGAATAGTGAATTGACTGAAAGTGATGGATGGAAAAGATTTGTAGGGTATTTTAGCGGTCGGTCTTTAGATGAAGATTATATTAATAGTACTGTTGAGAATAATCCTAGATCAGCTTCTTTATTAAGACCAATGCCTTTACATTCAGAAGTAGATTATATTCGTCCAGTATTCATTGTTAATCAAGATAATGGCAATGGTACAGCCCAAATTGATTATATCAAAATTGAAGAACTATTAGTTAATTAGAGTCTTGGTTTATAAAGTATAGATCAATGATGGAGGTGGGTTAATTGTTTTCACTCTTTGCTGCTAAAGGACAATTAGGTATAGATTTTGGAGATTCTATAAAAATAGCAGAGTTTAAAGACGATCACTTTAAGACAGCTGTTTATGATAAATTATCTAAAGAAGATTTAAAGGAATTCTCAGCCCAAAAAGTTATCACTGCAATTGGTAGTGATGATGTTAAAGTTAAATTTATTCCTTTGGCTACTAAATTGAATGATTCAGAGCTAAAAGAGATGCTAAGTCTACAATTTGAAGCTGATGATTTAGTAATACAGTATGATATAGTTGACTATCTTGATAAAAAATATGTAATAGGCTTAGCGGTAAATAAGGATATAGTTCAGTCAAAATTTGATCAAATTAGAGATTTGAAATTAAAGGCCAAAGTTATTGAAACAGAGTTCCATGCTAATTTAAGATTTTTATATTATCAATATCCAGACTTAAAAGATACGGTATCCCTTGTTGATATAGGTAGAGAGAAGACTGATCTAATAATTGCTCAACAAGGAGAACTGCTTTTCTTTAGAAAGGTAGATTTTGCTGGAAGACAGATTACTGAAAGGTTGGCAAAGATTAATCGAATTAGCTTTGCAGAAGCAGAAAAATATAAAAAAAGTGGTGTTGATAAAGAAGAACTAAAGATAATATTAGAAGAATTAAGAAGTCAAATCTACAGTTCTATTGATTATTTTCAATCTGAATATAAGGGTAGAGTATCTAAGATATTTCTAACAGGTGGCGGAAGTAACTTTAAAGGACTCAAAAATTACTTGGAAGATCAATTAGGGATAGAAGTAGAAAGTATAGAAGATAGCCTTTTTTCTTTAGCTAAGGGCTTGGCCTTAAGAGAACTATAAAGATAACTTTAGATAAGTAGCATTTAATAAAGGAGGGATGAGATGATAAATTTTTTAACTGATGAATTCTTTATTATCGAGAGAAGAAATAATATTATGTTTATAATAGCTTTATTTGTTTTGGTGATAATTACTTTTATAAGTATTAAAACCATAGACCTTTATTTAGAAGTAAAATATTTAGATAATAGAGAAAAGGTAGTCAATCAGAGAATAGCAGAATTAGATCAAAAACTTGCTAAAGTAAATGATTTAAAAACAAAAACAGCTGAAATAGAAAAAAGGTTGTTGGAAAGAGAAGAGATGACTAAGAATACTATTTCTATTAAAAGAATATTTGAAGAATTAAGTCTGCTATCTACTCCACAGTTATATTTTGAAAAATTGAGACTTGAAGGTGATAGATTAGATGTTTGGGGAATTGTTGGTGATATAGATTATCTATCTCTGCTTAATAGAAAGTTATATGGTTCTGACTTACTTGATGAATTTTACTTGGATGAAATTAATAAAGGTGATAATCGGGTTCGGTTTAGGATAAAAGGCAAGTTGCAGAAAGGAGATTGATTATGCTTAAGAAGATAATTTTAGTTCTCATAGCTATTATTCTTTTAATATTTATATCTTATCGCTATGTCTATCATCCTTTAGAAGTTAAAGAGAAGAAGAAAGCCTCTCAACTTGCTCAAAGAATAAGAGTTCTTGATAATAAAAAAGCCGAATTACTAAATTTAAATGATACTGAAATAAAATATCAAAAGTTATTAGAGAAACTAAGAGCAAGGAATAATAATAGATTATTAAAGATAAATGATCTTAATAATTTTATAATTACTCTAAATCGTTCTAATCTAGTAGATAATATAGATTTTGATCTCAAAGCTAATACTAAGTTGTTGATTAAATTCAAGTTAGCAGGAAGCTTTAAAGATATATATAAATATTTCAAAAGTATTAAATATATCTATAATACAGAAGAATTAGAAATTAATAAAGATAAAG encodes:
- a CDS encoding PilN domain-containing protein — its product is MINFLTDEFFIIERRNNIMFIIALFVLVIITFISIKTIDLYLEVKYLDNREKVVNQRIAELDQKLAKVNDLKTKTAEIEKRLLEREEMTKNTISIKRIFEELSLLSTPQLYFEKLRLEGDRLDVWGIVGDIDYLSLLNRKLYGSDLLDEFYLDEINKGDNRVRFRIKGKLQKGD
- a CDS encoding ankyrin repeat domain-containing protein; the protein is MILFRKELMISLLLICLVFVLLGCTTIEEELITAAKIGDKSKVKQMIERGVDPNVSNNGGWTPLIMAVQRGYYEIARMLINHGADINAIDKSGRSVLLVTQGMYLEVIKLLLKAGADVNSVDENGVTILMHASAVGNLEVVKMLIKNGADVNTRAKNGLTALEGAQKMLEGVRDRRISKCIELLKKAGAK
- a CDS encoding RHS repeat-associated core domain-containing protein; amino-acid sequence: MVQWRVGIGINEVLGVYGEQSQYLHSNHLGSITGITGTDGTVLGSQSYTPFGVVRNTTGSFNTNLGFIGREHDATGLTYIRARYYDASVGRFTRVDPIRDGLNWYGIFSSI
- a CDS encoding type IV pilus modification PilV family protein produces the protein MDYNDEKGFTLLEVILATALLGIIGVSFSSYWSTSTSALEDIHLQRLAREIAYNSVEQLQKAGDNLDEDDNFDLIIYNSISKENENLKIDGVSFSKEVSASDYQDGVKEINIKVRYNQSQVNLSLLLADKRELD
- a CDS encoding GspE/PulE family protein translates to MGLKKKRLGDILLDEKLITEEDLQEALIEQQNSNKRLGQVLKELGLTTEDEIAVALHHQLGVLLLAENDKQNIKEEMFELLDEEDIREKRVFPIRKEGRILILAMENPQNIVVIDEIEDQTSLEVIPRIATPTEIDNLIETYLGERGIEEFIENIEQMEFEQVAEEDDDFDQQQLEEQLEDTPIIKTVNKIIATGIQYKASDIHIEPLDKGTQVRYRIDGVLHREMTFSQNIHMALVSRIKVMSGLDIAERRKAQDGRINVEFAQTKADLRISILPASLGEKVVIRIFDKSNLRLDFNYIGFSNENLKTFKRLIKKPNGMILLTGPTGSGKTTTLYTALNYLNEETKNILTIEDPVEYKIAGITQTPVNPKKEMTFANALRVFVRQDPDIIMVGEIRDKETAETAIKSALTGHLVLSTLHTNSAVGAISRLINMGVEPFLIADSVIGVVAQRLLRKLCDECKETTIIDEYETLREYLDEDFTAYQAEGCEFCKDIGYKGRTAIHEILEVTPSIKEAIATRKSSSEITKLANAEGMNTLFKDGFEKVKNGVTTIDEIMRVANIE
- a CDS encoding type II secretion system protein encodes the protein MRRLLKEDGFTLLELLVVIAVIGILAAIVMPQVTGVQDDAQLNSAKASLANIQTALEKYKVDNGEYPTESDVWNDTDAATAGIGVDGDDFVYETNNQDDYLVYYDDTFDADEDGTAGYLYIDSGSSKIQELDDTDDDSDNVQDNVPTL
- the pilM gene encoding pilus assembly protein PilM, translating into MFSLFAAKGQLGIDFGDSIKIAEFKDDHFKTAVYDKLSKEDLKEFSAQKVITAIGSDDVKVKFIPLATKLNDSELKEMLSLQFEADDLVIQYDIVDYLDKKYVIGLAVNKDIVQSKFDQIRDLKLKAKVIETEFHANLRFLYYQYPDLKDTVSLVDIGREKTDLIIAQQGELLFFRKVDFAGRQITERLAKINRISFAEAEKYKKSGVDKEELKIILEELRSQIYSSIDYFQSEYKGRVSKIFLTGGGSNFKGLKNYLEDQLGIEVESIEDSLFSLAKGLALREL
- a CDS encoding LamG domain-containing protein, which encodes MGLQNFKEEEGSVLILILILMSVGIILITTMNNIIYNTSNRVVEENERDQAILLAESALEVGIREVQNKTIKLGKGSWLSLNHGEGEYKIDTKLAEGDYLIIRGSGKINDRVKRLMIKRKLKKKEIEYEDFSFIEYFDGVDDVEVVDANQINLSNAATIEAFVKPDSNLKLPAIILSKDGAYNLGVNSNGEIFVEVYTTQNARNAKTITFDTDINQYDDWIHIAFTYDDNRNKEQAQLYINGEEIASAGNSIKGNLVSNNNDLIIGACEATEYSNYNQWQGEIKNIRVWDIAQSNSDLAENANKNITEENTAGVIYTYPKNQWSIVNGDSNSAEINLVNNSTAAGGTVLEIKNQGLYFKDINLAYDADKIYRVEVRIRQAEDANNDKQKFSIGMEGLDDSTNLVNIKGFDSHEGQYYMVLENSELTESDGWKRFVGYFSGRSLDEDYINSTVENNPRSASLLRPMPLHSEVDYIRPVFIVNQDNGNGTAQIDYIKIEELLVN
- a CDS encoding LamG-like jellyroll fold domain-containing protein, encoding MQFFQVELNTEKGFTLLELIMVIGLIGLLSTTLGSLIIGQYDAWDFNLNQTKLNDHSELILAHLEKDIRRTIDFDENSLEFRLDVDGDSDSDIDKVVKYQLSGQELIKLTYLGSDTSNSIDSREIISDIVTSIDFNKIDEQELKINIELSYEGQSRSIDKEYYISDQIYLEARNYSLLFDGVDDYVAVDNLTYQGADYSQLSIIAKVKTTDSNGVIYSFDKDNYFSLAVDNGRLKFNYTKWEEHIFYDRLEQEAIISQRNINDGQEHIIAVSFINGVTRIYIDGVLDEENIDDSLGGFLGWFDDLLGGIISELLALDFNLGSGELRYGFLGASSQADSFNGDKANGDFFSGNIYWLQHWDKALTKQQIKLYSGIKIDSDTYIQEDRSLSGQEDGLLVYYPIRINDSILYDFANDNNGIVYGGHFE
- a CDS encoding type II secretion system F family protein, which encodes MDKQFKYKAHDSQGNNKSGLIKANNKQEAVQKLKKLSLLPISVKVEKSNFTLKKYIGKLNSIDIIATKVGYKDKYLFCRQLSSMLRSGIPIVQGLNSLAQQAKNPTLKKAIEDITIEIEKGRSLSNALKKYSSIFSGYFIKLVEVGETGGFLEETLSNLSDYYKRENEKKKEIISNISYPVITMGASIVVLILLMVKVLPNFIKTFKKLDVELPLPTKILLNLSNLMSNYWWLLLITIISLIAAIYYAYQSQKGRRFIDSVLLKIPILKSFITENSLILFARNLSLLERSGVAFLQSMQIVNQNISNIIIQERLERARLRIKDGINITSAIREQQVFPDIALQMIQTGEQTGELDDKLKDIVDFYEDEVEEKFSRMVSLLEPALIIFLTVVIGGIVASVILPIFKMSQGY